A single region of the Garra rufa chromosome 6, GarRuf1.0, whole genome shotgun sequence genome encodes:
- the h2af1al gene encoding H2A histone family member 1a like: MSGRGKKIVAAPKSKTSVSRSTRAGLQFPVGRIARLLRKGNYAARIGSGAAVYLTAVIEYLCAEVLELAGNASRDNKKMRIAPRHIQLAVRNDEELNTLLGGVTISEGGVLPNIQAQLLPKKTKGPRDPANTSKEVQSQDF, translated from the coding sequence ATGTCTGGTCGCGGTAAGAAGATCGTCGCTGCCCCGAAGAGCAAGACGTCAGTGTCGCGCTCGACGCGCGCGGGTCTCCAGTTCCCGGTGGGCCGTATCGCGCGTCTCCTGCGGAAGGGCAACTACGCGGCGCGCATCGGCTCCGGGGCGGCGGTGTACCTGACGGCGGTCATCGAGTACCTGTGCGCGGAGGTGCTGGAGCTGGCGGGCAACGCGAGccgcgacaacaagaagatgcgCATCGCGCCGCGTCACATCCAGCTGGCGGTCCGCAACGACGAGGAGCTGAACACGCTGCTGGGCGGCGTCACGATCTCGGAGGGCGGTGTTCTGCCCAACATCCAGGCGCAGCTGCTGCCCAAGAAAACAAAAGGCCCACGGGACCCGGCCAACACCAGCAAAGAGGTCCAGTCCCAGGACTTCTGA
- the creg1 gene encoding protein CREG1 — translation MSRVLLAVCVALVAAVGSPLSVPPHEEVARMARFVVNKCDWASMATISTHDPVKGQPFSNAFSISDGPAGNGTGTPYMYLTHMEISVQDLQVNPQASLSVSLAQTSYCKNHGFDPQSPLCAHIILSGSVVEVNGSEASMAKAALFGRHPEMIDWPTDHNWFFAKMNITQVWVLDYFGGVKTVTPEEYYRAAPFRKHGSDTR, via the exons ATGAGTCGTGTTCTGCTGGCGGTGTGTGTCGCGCTGGTCGCCGCTGTCGGTTCGCCGCTGTCGGTTCCGCCGCATGAGGAGGTCGCTCGGATGGCCCGGTTCGTGGTCAATAAGTGCGACTGGGCTTCGATGGCGACCATCTCCACTCACGATCCGGTCAAAGGACAGCCGTTCTCCAACGCCTTCTCCATCAGCGACGGGCCCGCGGGCAACGGAACCGGAACCCCGTACATGTACCTCACACACATGGAGATCTCGGTGCAGGACCTGCAG GTGAATCCGCAGGCCTCTCTGTCGGTGTCTCTGGCTCAGACCAGCTACTGTAAGAATCACGGATTCGATCCTCAGAGTCCGCTGTGCGCCCACATCATCCTGTCAGGCTCCGTCGTGGAG GTGAACGGCAGCGAGGCGTCGATGGCCAAAGCCGCTCTCTTCGGCAGACATCCGGAGATGATCGACTGGCCCACGGACCACAACTGGTTCTTCGCCAAGATGAACATCACACAGGTCTGGGTGCTCGATTACTTTGGTGGAGTGAAGACAGTGACGCCGGAGGAATATTACAGAGCCGCTCCGTTCCGCAAACACG GAAGTGACACGCGGTGA
- the setdb2 gene encoding histone-lysine N-methyltransferase SETDB2: MMECETEQAKTFWEEMDVEKVFDEMLELLYYLRSVIRQNTATDREYVQAMKMVLEAELPVLTNEGIQEVLIDEDILTVTVSESQCSPESLRNGVETEDYLQKDCSRLYRDAESSSDHSQTSLAGRAEAVSVPELLLSPLSFCSEEPKSPVALVYRPHDCNPACVPQLPAHADRFLGQNPLHVPMLCQFQRHCACVRPGGDPDEESDRPEADVLYKAPCGRSLRSTEEVLQFLLQSDSLGVLQPDNFSFNPLIVPENHAQAQASLFERDLSRGIEPVPVSLFNELDATRPKDFRYRKERWPHGCFLSAAPFFSVCCDCEDGCADAQSCACVQRTVRGAGEHHGYTHQRLNTPVTTGLFECGPWCGCNKSRCQNRVVQKGLRVRLQVFRTPDRGWAVRCRDDLDKGTFICIYAGVVLRLQQSVEEPPEPRSREPVSDDEVEVVEEWTLPAGPNETPETLDCSPPLYVPVIQRPADQTPHAPLKDQQQMSVSSLDCSENGNEEIVSKKPRLTESNGHDAKIKTHSQHKHKPEQIYYLDASKEGNVARFINHSCEPNLFIQSVFTDTHDPQFPLIAFFTSRSVTAGTELTWNCSSTGGSEHDLVKF; encoded by the exons AAGCCAAGACCTTCTGGGAGGAGATGGATGTCGAAAAAGTGTTTGATGAAATGCTGGAGCTGCTGTATTACTTAAGAAGCGTGATCAGACAAAACACGGCGACTGAcagag AGTACGTTCAGGCCATGAAGATGGTCCTGGAGGCTGAGCTCCCCGTCCTGACCAATGAAGGCATTCAGGAGGTGCTGATTGATGAAG ACATCCTGACGGTGACCGTATCAGAGTCTCAGTGTTCTCCGGAGAGCCTGAGGAACGGTGTGGAGACGGAGGACTATCTGCAGAAGGACTGCTCGCG ACTCTACAGAGACGCAGAGTCGAGCTCCGATCACAGCCAGACGTCTTTAGCGGGTCGAGCCGAGGCGGTGAGCGTCCCGGAGCTGCTGCTGTCTCCTCTGAGCTTCTGTTCAGAAGAGCCCAAGTCTCCGGTGGCCCTCGTCTACCGTCCGCACGACTGCAACCCCGCATGCGTCCCGCAGCTGCCCGCTCACGCAGACCGCTTCCTGGGTCAGAACCCGCTGCACGTGCCCATGCTGTGCCAGTTCCAGCGCCACTGCGCGTGCGTGCGACCCGGCGGCGATCCGGACGAGGAGTCTGACAGGCCGGAGGCAGATGTGCTGTATAAAGCGCCGTGTGGAAGGAGTCTGCGCTCCACAGAGGAGGTGCTTCAGTTCCTGCTGCAGTCGGACAGTCTGGGCGTGTTGCAGCCGGACAACTTCAGTTTCAACCCGCTGATCGTTCCAGAAAACCATGCTCAAGCTCAAGCTTCGTTGTTCGAGCGAGACCTCAGCCGCGGCATCGAGCCCGTTCCAGTTTCTCTGTTCAACGAGCTGGACGCCACACGGCCCAAAGACTTCCGCTACCGGAAAGAGCGCTGGCCGCACGGATGCTTCCTCAGCGCAGCGCCGTTTTTCTCAGTGTGCTGCGACTGCGAGGACGGCTGCGCAGATGCACAGAGCTGCGCGTGTGTTCAGCGGACGGTCAGAGGAGCAGGAGAGCATCATGGGTACACACACCAGCGGCTGAACACGCCCGTGACCACAGG GTTGTTCGAGTGCGGCCCGTGGTGTGGCTGTAACAAGAGCCGCTGTCAGAACCGTGTGGTGCAGAAGGGTCTGCGTGTGCGACTGCAGGTGTTCCGTACTCCGGACCGCGGCTGGGCCGTACGCTGCAGAGATGACCTCGACAAGGGAACCTTCATCTGCATTTACGCAG GCGTGGTTCTCCGACTGCAGCAGAGCGTGGAGGAGCCGCCGGAGCCCCGCAGCCGAGAGCCGGTGTCTGATGACGAGGTGGAGGTGGTGGAGGAGTGGACGCTGCCCGCCGGACCCAATGAGACGCCGGAGACGCTGGACTGCTCTCCACCGCTGTATGTGCCTGTGATCCAGAGACCCGCTGATCAGACTCCACACGCTCCGCTCAAG GACCAGCAGCAGATGAGCGTCTCGTCACTGGACTGCAGTGAGAACG ggaACGAGGAGATCGTGAGCAAGAAGCCCAGACTAACCGAATCAAACGGACACGACGCTAAGATCAAGACACACTCGCAGCACAAACACAAACCAGAACAGATCTATTACCTGGACGCCTCCAAAGAAGGAAACGTGGCCCGATTCATCAAC CACAGCTGTGAGCCGAATCTCTTCATCCAGAGCGTGTTCACTGACACACACGACCCACAGTTCCCACTCATCGCCTTCTTCACCAGCAG GTCTGTCACAGCAGGAACTGAACTGACCTGGAACTGCTCGTCCACAGGAGGAAGTGAGCATGATCTTGTGAAGTTCTGA